A window of [Ruminococcus] lactaris ATCC 29176 genomic DNA:
CTGGGTACAGTGGAACAGGGAGCGGTACGGTTCAGCTTTTCCCACTATAATACAGAGAAGGAAATTCTGACAGCAGTAGAGGCACTGAAAGAACTGGCAGAACTATAAGAAAGATGCTTTGCGAGTCATCGCGTAATTCAGAGAATCTGCCGCAGGCAGCTTCTCTTGCATACTTTGGTAATAAAATACAGCACCTGGTGGAAATAAATCCACTACAGGTGCCGTATTTTTATATCAGAGGCTTACACTTCATGTTCGGAAGAAACTTTCTGCTCAGAAGAATCATCAGAAGAAACGGCTGCAGTCTCTGTATGCGTATCAGAAGCAGTTACATCGGATTCCGGTAAATAAATATGAACGCTTTCTACGCGGTTCTTATCCAGTTTTTCAACGACGAGCCGGATGCCATCCTCCGTCATCACTTCATCTCCGGTCGCCGGGAGACGATCAAGATGTTCGATGATAAATCCGCCGAGAGAATCATAATCTTCGGACTCCAGCTTTGTATTCAGATGATCGTTCACATCATCCAGGCTCATAGAACCTTCAATGATATATTCTCGGTCAGAAATCTGCTGAACCAGTTCATCTTCTTTTTCATCATACTCGTCGTGGATCTCACCAACGATCTCTTCCAGAATATCCTCCAGTGTGATGAGTCCTGCCATTTCGCCATATTCATCCAGCACGATGGCAATATTAAAGGTAGAATCCCTCATCTCAACGAGTAATTCAGAAATATTTTTATATTCGTAAGTGAAATGCGGCTCACGAAGAAAATCTTTCATATGAAACTCGGTATTTGCATCATAAAGAAGCAGATCCTTCATATTAATGATACCGACGATGTTGTCCTGCGTTTCCTCGTAGACCGGAAGACGGGTAAACTTATCTTCACGGAAAATATCGATCAGTTCTTCATAAGTATTGTCTACACTGGCAAAGGTGACATGGACTTTTGGAACCATGATATCTTTGGCATTGGCATCTCCCAGATCAAATACATTGTAGATCATTTCCTTTTCATCGGATTCAATCACGCCATCTTCGTGGCTGACATCTACGATTGTACGAAGCTCTTCTTCAGTCATTGCGTTATTCACGGCATCAGGATCAACATGCATGATCAGCATGATCACACGGGAGAATAAATTAATGATGAAGATGAAAGGTGTCATGACCGTCATAAAAAACTTGAAAAATGGAATATAACGTAGCGTGACCTTTTCTGCGTTGAGCGTTGCATAATTCTTCGGGGTAATCTCTCCGAATACGAGGATCGCAACAGTCAGTACAGCGGTTGCGATACTGACCATATAACCGCCAAAATGATAGGCAAGTGAAGTAGCAAGCGAAGAGGCAGAGATGTTCACGATATTGTTGCCGATCAGTATGGCACTGAGCATCTTCTGGGTATGATTCTCCGTAATATCAAGAACCATGGCAGCACGCTTGTTTCCCTCGTCTGCAAGGGAACGGAGACGGATCTTATTCACCGCCATCAGTGCTGTCTCGTTAGATGAAAAAAATGCTGAAAGAATCAGCAGGATAATCAATATAATCAGTTGGAAAGTGTCACTCGCGTCCACTTGAAATAATCACTCCTTTTGTATGATAAAAGTCAATTTAGATATACTCAATTAGTATACACTTTTTTCAGGTGATTTGCAAGTGGCGGCACAGTCCGGCGAGTGTGAACTGTTATTTTGGATCTGCTGCTTTTACAAAATGATGCAGATTCTGCTTTGAGTCGCTTTTCTCAGCCTATTTTATGAAAAGGGTGGCTTTACTTTAAATGTGGCGTGGTGTATGATGTTTACAGCACTTAACAGAAAAGAAATGGAGTAAAAATATATGGATTTATACAGCAGTCTGTGTACGATTACGAAGGAAGAAAATATTTTGAGAGACGAACCGATGTGCCGACATACGACTTTCCGTGTGGGCGGACCGGCAGATTATTTTGTCAC
This region includes:
- a CDS encoding HlyC/CorC family transporter; translated protein: MDASDTFQLIILIILLILSAFFSSNETALMAVNKIRLRSLADEGNKRAAMVLDITENHTQKMLSAILIGNNIVNISASSLATSLAYHFGGYMVSIATAVLTVAILVFGEITPKNYATLNAEKVTLRYIPFFKFFMTVMTPFIFIINLFSRVIMLIMHVDPDAVNNAMTEEELRTIVDVSHEDGVIESDEKEMIYNVFDLGDANAKDIMVPKVHVTFASVDNTYEELIDIFREDKFTRLPVYEETQDNIVGIINMKDLLLYDANTEFHMKDFLREPHFTYEYKNISELLVEMRDSTFNIAIVLDEYGEMAGLITLEDILEEIVGEIHDEYDEKEDELVQQISDREYIIEGSMSLDDVNDHLNTKLESEDYDSLGGFIIEHLDRLPATGDEVMTEDGIRLVVEKLDKNRVESVHIYLPESDVTASDTHTETAAVSSDDSSEQKVSSEHEV